A stretch of Candidatus Bipolaricaulota bacterium DNA encodes these proteins:
- a CDS encoding aromatic amino acid transport family protein — protein MKINYSYWQAIATLVGTIVGAGILGVPYAISRFGFWPGLAMLVLLGLAVLLINLMMGEIILRTKQRHQLMGYARKYVGKWAGRLEGFSMLFANFGALAAYMIGIGIACRAIFGGEAFWYSLAAAVIGSLLIWIGLNVIKKVELVMTAFLILAVLVIAFIIWPHINYENFNPIDLSKFYVPYGVLLFAYGGIYSVYSVRKILERKEKLMKNAIVMACVLPIVLYGVFAFLVLGLNGTNATEVATIGLGAALGSKILVWANLFSVVSMFTSFLAIGISLWQLFHFDYRLKKTYSWLLVAGVPMVIYLLGNTFFIKTLSIVGSVAVGLTGIIMILTYWRAKKSKERKPEYVLPRFKFLGWGLIFMFFSGIIITLIEELI, from the coding sequence ATGAAAATAAACTATTCCTATTGGCAAGCCATAGCCACTTTGGTCGGCACGATTGTCGGCGCGGGGATTTTGGGCGTTCCATACGCCATTTCAAGGTTCGGCTTTTGGCCCGGACTGGCCATGCTGGTTTTACTGGGTCTGGCCGTGCTGTTGATAAACTTAATGATGGGCGAGATAATCTTGCGCACCAAGCAAAGACATCAGCTCATGGGCTATGCCAGAAAATACGTGGGCAAGTGGGCCGGCCGGCTGGAAGGATTTTCCATGCTGTTCGCCAATTTCGGAGCTTTGGCCGCTTACATGATCGGCATAGGCATCGCCTGCCGGGCGATTTTCGGCGGTGAAGCATTTTGGTACAGCTTGGCCGCGGCCGTCATCGGATCGCTTTTGATTTGGATCGGATTGAATGTCATTAAAAAAGTGGAACTGGTCATGACCGCGTTTTTAATTTTGGCCGTGCTGGTGATCGCTTTTATTATTTGGCCGCATATCAATTACGAAAATTTCAATCCAATCGACCTGAGCAAATTTTATGTGCCATACGGAGTGTTGCTTTTCGCTTATGGCGGTATTTATTCCGTTTATTCGGTCAGGAAAATTTTGGAAAGAAAAGAAAAATTGATGAAAAACGCGATTGTCATGGCTTGCGTTTTGCCCATTGTTTTGTATGGAGTATTCGCGTTTTTGGTTTTGGGCTTAAACGGAACCAACGCGACCGAAGTGGCCACGATCGGACTGGGCGCGGCTTTGGGGTCGAAGATTTTGGTCTGGGCCAATTTATTTTCCGTTGTGTCCATGTTTACCAGTTTTTTGGCGATCGGCATTTCACTCTGGCAACTTTTCCATTTTGATTATCGTTTGAAAAAAACCTATTCATGGCTTTTGGTGGCGGGAGTGCCAATGGTAATTTATCTTTTGGGCAATACTTTTTTTATCAAAACATTGTCGATCGTGGGCAGCGTGGCTGTGGGACTGACCGGCATCATCATGATTTTGACCTATTGGCGGGCGAAAAAGTCAAAAGAAAGAAAGCCGGAGTATGTTTTGCCGAGATTCAAGTTTCTCGGTTGGGGGTTGATTTTCATGTTTTTTTCGGGTATAATTATTACCTTGATAGAAGAGTTAATTTAA
- the pyk gene encoding pyruvate kinase — MRRTKIICTLGPASDKIETLKQMVEAGMNVARLNFSHGTHAYHKKLMTNVRKVAKSLDKTIAIMQDLQGPKIRVGNMPKRGVDIKTDATVVITTKKVKQGSSKLIPVDYPLLHKDISVGDHIMMVDGLLDFEVHKIIDKDIHCKVINGGKLFSDKGINLPGVALSIAALTDKDKEDLEFGIQNNVDFVALSFVSEAGDVHDLRYLIKDIEKKLKIKNKRPIKIIVKIERQDAVKNFDEILDATDAVMVARGDLGVEIPSEEVPIKQKEIIDKCLDAAKPVIVATQMLDSMIRNPRPTRAETSDVANAVIDHADAVMLSGETATGDYPVKTVETMAKIVERTENSTYDDLVLKDKVKKIESTDKAIGKVAKMLVDNIDAKAIVVASLSGFTARIVSRYRPELPILVSCDDERVRRQMILSWGVQPFLISTCKSVEELVARTISDIKGDKLVKKGDKIILVAGEPVGASGNVNFVEIKEVN; from the coding sequence ATGCGAAGAACAAAAATAATCTGTACACTCGGTCCGGCGTCGGATAAAATCGAAACCTTAAAACAAATGGTCGAGGCCGGCATGAACGTGGCTCGGCTTAATTTTTCTCACGGCACGCACGCCTATCATAAAAAATTGATGACAAACGTTCGAAAAGTGGCGAAAAGCTTGGATAAGACGATCGCCATCATGCAGGATTTGCAAGGGCCGAAAATCAGAGTGGGCAACATGCCAAAGCGCGGCGTGGATATTAAAACCGATGCCACGGTCGTCATTACCACGAAAAAAGTAAAACAAGGCTCGAGTAAATTGATTCCGGTCGATTATCCTTTGCTTCACAAAGACATTTCCGTGGGCGATCACATCATGATGGTGGACGGACTTTTGGATTTTGAAGTCCATAAAATCATTGATAAAGACATTCATTGCAAAGTGATAAACGGCGGCAAATTGTTTTCGGACAAAGGCATTAATTTGCCCGGAGTGGCTTTAAGCATCGCCGCTCTGACCGATAAAGACAAGGAAGATCTGGAATTCGGCATCCAAAACAATGTCGATTTCGTGGCGTTGTCTTTTGTCAGCGAGGCCGGCGACGTGCATGATTTGCGCTACTTGATCAAAGACATTGAGAAAAAATTGAAAATAAAAAACAAACGCCCGATTAAAATAATCGTTAAAATCGAGCGCCAAGACGCGGTCAAAAATTTCGATGAAATACTGGACGCGACCGACGCGGTGATGGTGGCGCGCGGAGATCTGGGCGTTGAAATCCCGTCCGAAGAAGTGCCGATCAAGCAAAAAGAAATAATCGATAAATGCTTGGATGCGGCCAAACCGGTGATTGTGGCCACTCAAATGCTTGATTCGATGATCAGAAATCCTCGGCCCACTCGAGCGGAGACCAGCGACGTGGCCAACGCGGTGATTGATCACGCGGACGCGGTCATGCTTTCCGGCGAAACGGCCACGGGCGATTATCCGGTTAAGACCGTGGAAACCATGGCGAAAATCGTGGAGCGCACCGAGAATTCGACTTATGACGATTTGGTTTTAAAAGATAAGGTCAAAAAAATAGAATCGACGGACAAAGCGATCGGCAAAGTGGCGAAAATGCTGGTTGACAACATCGACGCCAAAGCGATCGTGGTGGCGTCATTGTCCGGCTTTACGGCCAGAATAGTCAGCCGTTATCGGCCGGAATTGCCTATTTTGGTGTCTTGCGACGATGAGCGCGTGAGAAGACAAATGATTTTGTCCTGGGGCGTTCAGCCGTTTTTGATTTCGACCTGCAAGAGCGTGGAAGAATTGGTTGCTCGCACGATTTCAGATATTAAGGGCGATAAATTGGTGAAAAAGGGAGATAAAATCATTTTGGTGGCCGGCGAGCCCGTGGGCGCCAGCGGCAATGTTAATTTCGTGGAAATAAAAGAAGTTAATTGA
- a CDS encoding YraN family protein, giving the protein MTNQVAKGRVGEDIAARFLENKGCRIIVRNFKKLGGEIDLIAVENNSIVLCEVKSKMPDAEFSPEENISDKKIEKMLRVFEKFLDEYPEFEKFDPQIDLVFVELCFPPKIEHLENIMT; this is encoded by the coding sequence ATGACCAATCAGGTGGCCAAAGGCAGAGTCGGCGAGGATATTGCCGCGCGTTTCTTGGAAAATAAAGGTTGCCGAATAATTGTCAGAAATTTCAAAAAATTGGGCGGAGAAATCGATTTGATCGCGGTTGAAAACAACAGCATCGTTTTGTGCGAAGTCAAAAGCAAAATGCCGGACGCTGAATTTTCGCCCGAAGAAAATATCAGCGACAAAAAAATAGAAAAGATGTTGAGAGTTTTTGAAAAATTTTTGGACGAATATCCCGAATTTGAAAAATTCGATCCGCAGATAGATTTGGTTTTCGTGGAGCTGTGCTTTCCTCCAAAAATTGAACATTTGGAAAATATTATGACCTAG
- a CDS encoding class I SAM-dependent methyltransferase, protein MPYSFLTNHHPYNPAELLEELQVSPGHSVLDLGCGHQGYWTFPLAQRVGKSGQVHCVDIDPRAIDNISRKSAELKLSQINACRLDLENLSNCNLSAVDIALLVNVLYQIKYRNKLISMLASLIKPGGKLLLVDWKRNASSYGPPQELRVAADYLKRWLTRAKFEVIREMPLGDDHFANILMKR, encoded by the coding sequence ATGCCTTACAGTTTTCTCACCAATCATCATCCGTACAATCCGGCTGAATTGCTCGAAGAACTTCAAGTCAGCCCCGGGCATTCGGTTTTGGATTTGGGTTGCGGTCATCAGGGCTATTGGACTTTTCCTTTGGCTCAAAGGGTGGGCAAGTCCGGTCAAGTGCATTGCGTGGATATTGATCCGCGGGCGATTGATAATATTTCCAGAAAAAGCGCGGAACTTAAATTGTCTCAAATCAACGCTTGCCGGCTGGATTTGGAAAATTTGTCGAATTGCAATTTGTCGGCTGTTGATATCGCGCTTTTGGTCAATGTGTTGTATCAAATCAAATACAGGAACAAATTGATTTCGATGTTGGCGTCTTTGATCAAACCCGGCGGCAAGCTTTTGCTGGTCGATTGGAAGAGAAACGCCAGTTCTTACGGCCCGCCGCAGGAACTGCGAGTCGCGGCTGATTATTTGAAAAGATGGTTGACCCGCGCGAAATTCGAGGTAATAAGAGAAATGCCTCTGGGCGATGACCATTTTGCCAATATTTTGATGAAAAGATAA
- a CDS encoding ferredoxin, giving the protein MIPKVDQTKCIGCGFCVGVAPEVFQLNAEGKSEIIGGVDFTAHEAKIKEAAAGCPVSAITIE; this is encoded by the coding sequence ATGATTCCAAAAGTTGATCAAACAAAATGCATCGGTTGCGGCTTTTGCGTCGGCGTGGCTCCGGAAGTGTTTCAGCTGAACGCTGAAGGCAAATCCGAGATCATCGGCGGAGTTGATTTTACGGCGCATGAAGCCAAAATCAAAGAAGCCGCCGCCGGCTGTCCTGTTTCGGCCATTACGATCGAATAA
- a CDS encoding diacylglycerol kinase family protein, with the protein MYYYLYDSFLSDAKYEKIIDRIRTRLLDLEIQGKPGHLSLLKSANELIEDEVKNGIKTVVVVGNDKTFLKVINIVAKHNLTLGIIPIGEDNFIAESLGIPPQELACDILAARKVEVIDLGLANDVYFFSDIKIEKNLSRIGIKKDTYSIIPQASCQKVQIFNFCYKKEDIANNRILEKINPQDGLVDIVTIEKGNRVTGFLKSKKNNFKYSKTILPSKELEIKSFEYLPVKLDNSYVLKTPIKVKVAEKKLKLIVGRYRKF; encoded by the coding sequence ATGTATTATTATTTGTACGACTCTTTTTTAAGCGATGCTAAGTACGAGAAAATCATTGATCGAATCAGGACTCGATTGCTGGATTTGGAAATTCAGGGAAAACCCGGGCATCTGTCATTGCTTAAAAGCGCTAATGAATTAATAGAAGATGAAGTCAAAAACGGCATTAAGACCGTGGTGGTGGTCGGCAATGATAAAACTTTTTTGAAAGTGATAAACATTGTCGCCAAGCATAATTTGACTTTGGGCATCATTCCGATCGGCGAAGATAATTTTATCGCCGAATCTTTGGGCATTCCGCCGCAGGAATTGGCCTGCGATATTTTGGCGGCGAGAAAAGTGGAAGTTATCGATCTCGGTTTGGCCAATGACGTTTATTTCTTTTCGGATATTAAAATAGAAAAAAATTTGTCGAGAATCGGCATTAAAAAAGACACGTACAGTATTATTCCTCAAGCATCGTGTCAAAAAGTGCAAATATTCAATTTTTGTTACAAGAAAGAAGACATTGCCAATAATAGAATTTTAGAAAAAATAAATCCTCAAGACGGACTTGTTGACATCGTCACCATTGAAAAAGGCAACCGCGTTACGGGTTTTTTAAAATCCAAAAAGAATAATTTCAAATACAGCAAAACAATTTTGCCTTCAAAGGAATTGGAAATTAAAAGCTTCGAGTATTTGCCCGTAAAGTTGGATAATTCGTATGTTTTGAAGACGCCAATTAAAGTGAAGGTGGCCGAGAAAAAATTGAAGCTGATCGTGGGCAGGTATCGGAAGTTTTAA
- a CDS encoding polymer-forming cytoskeletal protein, with translation MFKDHDDDNKYQPQEGDTVIGASIKIEGDLSSQGNIIVEGQVVGSVKTEKHLTVGQNARVDAEIVAGETVVAGEINGNLTINGRTELKNTARVNGDIKTKVLKVEEGATINGKVEMGEGVAVSMPATNNDKEKKEDKSVKDEEVDF, from the coding sequence ATGTTTAAAGACCATGATGACGACAACAAGTATCAACCTCAGGAGGGCGACACGGTCATCGGCGCTTCGATTAAAATCGAAGGTGATTTATCCAGTCAGGGCAATATCATTGTCGAAGGCCAGGTAGTGGGTTCCGTAAAGACTGAAAAGCATTTGACCGTAGGTCAAAACGCGCGAGTAGATGCTGAGATCGTCGCGGGCGAAACCGTGGTGGCCGGGGAAATCAATGGTAATTTGACGATTAACGGCAGGACCGAATTGAAGAACACCGCCAGAGTGAACGGAGACATAAAGACAAAAGTGTTAAAAGTCGAAGAAGGCGCCACCATTAACGGAAAAGTGGAAATGGGGGAAGGCGTGGCCGTTTCCATGCCGGCGACTAATAATGACAAAGAAAAAAAAGAGGATAAATCGGTAAAGGACGAAGAAGTGGATTTTTAG
- a CDS encoding tetratricopeptide repeat protein — MKIKEVLLDLFENFTRLFIFLIPFAVLFFLPNHSFVSQSKQFYIIGLALLLLFFWCGWLLLKGKHDFRSDKVIYIAPALLFLATLVSALFSKYRYGSFWGVETWTGSVMTLAAFLIIFFVLINYFRKGQHQKLMLMLSSLAAVAESLLVLSGAGLIKAAWLPVNLLGHNAATGLIAIMSLMVCLGLFADFLKNKKDLCLAMSAAVISLINLIALAMVGGRKDWGILLGAVFVFIAFYSLKKKKLNYKFLVLPALLALISIGGLIFGRLNSVSSFAAEPLPSVKTSFHVAKEAFFSAPLTGIGVNNYSIAYNLFRPDSVNQTAFWNETFYFSATKFSDYLAVGGLVLAMAYLLFIIYFAVKICGRMLRPGQSEYFIGLSAAWLAFAIGGFFYMNDLMVELFGWLVLAGIVISLLDEKTKRNRIRPSRLKMAIWVLAPILMVASVGGLYYSTKRLLSASAYFLAIKNSSNVQMQSFVEKWLTYAVKWDKKNDNYQRQLAMFYVRSLNNLKQYQPKEGKEAEYQAAVEKLIRSANVSALAAVENNPNNFFNHTTLADLFSSLDGWTSNSSQWLISSLDKALRTNSNNVLILNRAADARVRLASDINIAKDNLEKDDENIANLETQAADLLGQAKNECLRAIELKKNYLPTYFTLSMTEFHLGNVESAITLMENVEKQAPSDAGVKYYLGVMYANSNFSEKAVEKIEQAVSLAPTFSDGYFTLAKIYYDQGQIAKAKNNLKKILEYDPGNEAVQSALAQLGGLDEYQPTLPEISDVNIED; from the coding sequence ATGAAAATAAAAGAAGTTTTGTTGGATCTTTTTGAGAATTTTACGCGGCTTTTCATTTTTTTAATACCGTTTGCTGTTTTGTTTTTTTTGCCGAATCATTCTTTCGTTTCACAAAGCAAACAGTTTTATATCATAGGGTTGGCGCTTCTATTGTTGTTTTTTTGGTGTGGTTGGCTTTTGCTTAAAGGAAAACATGATTTTAGGAGCGACAAGGTAATTTATATTGCTCCAGCTCTTTTATTTTTGGCCACGCTGGTTTCAGCTTTGTTTTCCAAATATCGCTATGGCAGTTTTTGGGGCGTTGAGACTTGGACGGGTAGCGTCATGACACTCGCCGCATTTTTAATTATTTTTTTCGTATTGATAAATTATTTTAGAAAAGGGCAGCATCAAAAATTGATGTTGATGTTGTCGTCGCTCGCGGCCGTCGCGGAATCGCTGTTGGTTTTGTCCGGCGCCGGACTGATAAAAGCGGCTTGGCTGCCCGTGAATTTACTGGGGCATAACGCGGCGACCGGGCTTATAGCCATAATGAGTTTAATGGTTTGTTTGGGGTTATTCGCGGATTTCCTGAAAAATAAAAAGGATTTGTGTCTCGCCATGTCAGCGGCCGTAATATCTTTAATCAATTTAATCGCTTTGGCGATGGTCGGAGGTCGGAAGGACTGGGGGATTTTATTGGGAGCGGTTTTTGTTTTTATAGCTTTTTATAGCCTTAAAAAAAAGAAATTAAATTACAAATTTTTGGTTTTACCGGCGTTGCTCGCGCTTATTTCAATCGGCGGTTTGATCTTCGGCCGCCTCAATTCCGTTTCTTCATTCGCGGCCGAGCCATTGCCGTCAGTTAAAACTTCCTTTCATGTGGCCAAAGAAGCGTTTTTTTCCGCGCCATTGACCGGCATTGGAGTAAATAATTATTCCATCGCCTATAATTTATTTAGGCCGGACAGCGTCAATCAAACAGCTTTTTGGAATGAAACTTTTTATTTTTCAGCCACTAAATTCTCGGATTATTTGGCTGTGGGCGGTCTTGTTTTGGCCATGGCGTATTTGCTGTTCATTATTTATTTCGCGGTGAAAATATGCGGCCGAATGCTCCGGCCGGGACAGAGCGAATATTTTATAGGGCTGTCCGCCGCTTGGCTGGCGTTCGCGATCGGCGGATTCTTTTACATGAACGATTTAATGGTTGAGCTTTTCGGCTGGTTGGTTTTGGCCGGAATCGTCATTTCATTGCTTGATGAAAAAACAAAGAGAAATAGAATCAGGCCGAGCCGGCTGAAAATGGCAATTTGGGTTTTGGCTCCGATTTTAATGGTCGCTTCCGTGGGCGGGCTGTATTATTCTACGAAAAGACTTCTGTCTGCCAGCGCGTATTTTTTGGCCATAAAAAACTCTTCCAACGTTCAGATGCAATCCTTTGTGGAAAAATGGCTGACATACGCGGTCAAATGGGACAAGAAAAACGATAATTACCAGCGTCAGCTGGCCATGTTTTACGTTCGCAGTTTAAATAATTTGAAGCAATATCAGCCCAAAGAGGGCAAGGAAGCTGAATATCAGGCGGCCGTGGAGAAATTGATCAGATCGGCCAATGTCTCGGCTTTGGCGGCCGTTGAAAATAATCCGAACAATTTTTTTAACCACACGACTTTAGCGGATCTTTTTTCGTCGCTCGACGGCTGGACATCAAATTCATCGCAATGGCTGATTTCCAGCTTGGACAAAGCCTTGCGGACAAATTCCAATAACGTGTTAATTTTGAATCGCGCGGCCGACGCTCGAGTGAGATTGGCTTCGGACATAAATATCGCCAAAGATAACCTTGAGAAAGACGACGAAAACATAGCCAATTTGGAAACGCAGGCGGCTGATTTGTTGGGGCAGGCGAAAAATGAGTGCTTGAGAGCCATAGAATTGAAGAAAAACTACTTGCCCACATATTTTACGCTGTCTATGACGGAATTTCATTTGGGTAATGTCGAGTCGGCGATCACGCTTATGGAAAATGTTGAAAAACAAGCGCCGAGCGACGCGGGAGTTAAATATTATTTGGGCGTCATGTACGCGAATTCGAATTTTTCGGAAAAAGCCGTTGAAAAAATCGAACAAGCGGTTTCTTTGGCGCCGACGTTTTCCGACGGCTATTTCACATTGGCCAAAATCTATTACGATCAAGGTCAAATCGCCAAAGCAAAAAATAATTTGAAAAAAATATTGGAGTATGATCCCGGCAATGAGGCGGTTCAGTCAGCTTTGGCTCAGCTGGGAGGCTTGGATGAGTATCAACCTACTTTGCCTGAAATAAGTGACGTAAATATTGAGGATTGA
- a CDS encoding fibronectin type III domain-containing protein, protein MSKFLKIGFVLAVLTLTVMGQVNLSLAATDDSSVQVEVLSSGSPPPPPPPPPPPPPPEDTIPPVISNIQVINITSDSATITWTTNEEAASVVYYGDSTAYGFSVGDDNYLTSHGLNLTGLTPETLYHFNIFAIDEAGNSALSGDHTFTTASIFGLFVPGPPILTALSSSALNIVILPNGNATDVLYLLNETSTGKYLQANGSLGDNQVWRTYDSWGSAFGKNIVGLSENKQYIFRVKAKNIQAETDWSGSSSIYTLINKPKALFLVNNGSDFIVVRADGSLPNLGAGLTSLWFENVTTGKNSGWIPSTTWSNGGLSENTGYSYRVKARNGDGVETSFTDVFVFSTTFLIAQCNDGEDNDGDGFIDYPADPGCVSLDDNNEFDEAIVGQCADGEDNDNDGFTDYPADPGCVSPEDNDERDEILITPQCQDGLDNDNDGRVDYPADLGCETPDDNNEVDGELIIARCSDGLDNDNDGLTDYPLDPGCVSADDNDESDQIILAQCQDGVDNDNDGLTDYPADTGCASEKDNDEKNEEAEPISVISNIIEDIKESAVGSKLNDALSMVGDSAPVKYLTDNFFNNPKVEEATKKYGFPAIAAISALSVISVASFAGLLPYLLLLFSEPILAFFKKKRKQFGVVYDSITKQPIDLAILRLFEAETNKLAKTKVSDSSGRFAFSVKPGKYFIKVFKKDYAFPSVILKDQKEDLLYLDVYHGEMIAVDENAVVVPNIPLDADQKPEPSKKVLLIYTLRKFQKVLALTGPIAAFVMFLIKPSAWLLGLVLLHVLLFALFKRLAAGRRPKGWGIVSDSGNRKPINKTVVRLYDNKYNKLLDTQVTDQQGKYSFLAGQNTYYITAEKEGFENVKTELIEQGKAEGAALSRNLFLARQSKNEAPPTLPPAEPVKATPQPIRQIIQNAPHRWHGDETAQEIKEKVNGVDFKYHEQSKDVNIPWSEQ, encoded by the coding sequence ATGAGTAAATTTTTGAAAATAGGGTTTGTTTTGGCGGTGTTGACCTTGACTGTCATGGGTCAGGTTAATTTAAGTTTGGCCGCCACAGATGATTCCTCTGTTCAGGTCGAGGTTTTGTCGTCCGGCTCACCTCCACCACCACCACCGCCGCCGCCTCCACCGCCACCTCCGGAAGATACCATTCCTCCGGTGATTTCCAATATTCAGGTGATAAACATTACTTCCGATTCCGCCACTATCACTTGGACGACCAATGAGGAGGCCGCTTCGGTTGTTTATTACGGCGATTCGACAGCTTACGGTTTTTCGGTCGGCGACGATAATTATTTGACGTCGCACGGTTTGAATTTGACCGGTTTGACCCCTGAGACTTTATATCATTTCAATATTTTCGCCATTGATGAAGCGGGTAATTCGGCCTTGTCGGGAGATCACACTTTTACCACCGCTTCGATTTTCGGTTTGTTTGTGCCCGGACCGCCGATCTTAACGGCGCTGTCCTCCTCGGCGTTAAATATAGTGATTTTGCCAAACGGCAACGCAACAGATGTTTTATATTTGCTTAATGAAACTTCCACAGGCAAATATTTGCAGGCAAACGGCTCGCTCGGCGACAATCAAGTGTGGCGGACTTATGACAGCTGGGGCAGCGCGTTCGGAAAAAATATTGTCGGCTTGTCCGAAAATAAACAGTACATTTTCAGAGTGAAAGCCAAAAATATTCAGGCTGAAACGGATTGGTCCGGCTCCAGTTCGATTTACACCTTAATCAATAAACCGAAGGCGTTGTTTTTAGTGAACAATGGCTCTGACTTTATCGTTGTCAGGGCTGATGGCTCTTTGCCTAATTTGGGCGCCGGACTGACTTCTCTGTGGTTTGAAAATGTCACCACCGGAAAAAATTCCGGCTGGATTCCATCGACGACTTGGTCAAACGGCGGTTTGAGTGAAAATACCGGCTATTCATATCGAGTCAAAGCCAGAAACGGCGACGGAGTGGAAACTTCTTTCACGGATGTTTTTGTTTTTTCCACCACATTCTTGATCGCTCAATGCAATGACGGAGAGGATAATGACGGTGACGGTTTTATAGATTATCCCGCTGATCCGGGTTGCGTCAGTTTGGATGATAATAATGAATTCGATGAAGCCATTGTCGGTCAATGCGCTGATGGTGAAGACAATGACAATGATGGATTTACGGATTATCCGGCCGATCCCGGCTGTGTCAGTCCGGAAGACAATGACGAGCGCGATGAAATTTTGATCACTCCGCAATGCCAAGACGGACTCGATAATGACAATGACGGCCGTGTGGATTATCCGGCCGATTTGGGCTGTGAGACTCCGGATGACAACAACGAAGTCGACGGGGAATTGATCATTGCCCGCTGCAGCGACGGACTGGATAATGACAACGATGGGTTGACTGATTATCCGCTTGATCCGGGTTGCGTTTCCGCGGATGATAATGACGAATCGGATCAGATTATTTTGGCGCAATGCCAAGACGGAGTTGATAATGACAACGATGGATTGACCGATTATCCGGCGGATACGGGTTGCGCAAGCGAGAAAGATAATGATGAAAAGAATGAGGAAGCGGAGCCGATTTCCGTGATTTCCAATATCATTGAGGACATAAAAGAAAGCGCTGTCGGATCGAAATTAAATGACGCGCTATCCATGGTTGGGGATTCTGCGCCGGTCAAATATCTTACTGATAACTTTTTTAATAATCCGAAAGTCGAAGAAGCCACGAAAAAATACGGCTTTCCGGCCATTGCCGCGATTTCTGCGCTCAGCGTGATTTCAGTGGCTTCATTCGCCGGGCTTTTGCCATATTTGTTGTTGTTGTTTTCCGAACCGATTTTGGCTTTTTTCAAGAAGAAAAGAAAACAATTCGGTGTTGTTTACGATTCAATCACCAAGCAGCCTATTGATTTGGCGATTTTGAGGTTGTTTGAAGCGGAAACGAATAAATTGGCCAAAACGAAAGTGTCCGATTCGAGCGGGAGATTCGCTTTCTCCGTTAAGCCCGGAAAATATTTCATTAAAGTTTTTAAAAAAGATTATGCGTTCCCTTCCGTTATTTTGAAAGATCAAAAGGAAGATCTTCTTTATCTTGATGTTTATCATGGAGAAATGATCGCGGTCGATGAAAATGCCGTCGTGGTGCCGAATATCCCGCTGGACGCCGATCAGAAGCCGGAACCGTCCAAGAAAGTTTTATTGATTTATACTTTGAGAAAATTTCAAAAAGTCTTGGCGCTGACCGGGCCGATCGCCGCGTTTGTAATGTTTTTAATAAAGCCGAGCGCGTGGCTTTTGGGCTTGGTTTTGTTGCATGTTTTGCTTTTCGCTCTGTTTAAGCGGCTGGCCGCCGGCCGCCGACCCAAAGGCTGGGGCATTGTGTCCGACTCGGGCAACAGAAAACCGATCAATAAAACGGTGGTTCGGCTTTACGATAACAAATACAATAAATTGCTGGATACTCAAGTGACCGATCAGCAAGGTAAGTACAGCTTCCTGGCCGGTCAAAATACCTATTATATCACCGCTGAAAAAGAAGGGTTTGAAAATGTTAAAACAGAGCTGATAGAACAAGGGAAAGCCGAAGGCGCGGCATTATCCAGGAATCTATTTTTGGCCAGACAAAGCAAAAATGAGGCTCCGCCGACATTGCCGCCGGCCGAGCCGGTCAAGGCAACTCCTCAGCCTATAAGACAGATTATTCAAAACGCGCCGCATCGTTGGCATGGCGATGAAACGGCTCAAGAAATAAAAGAAAAGGTGAATGGCGTTGATTTTAAATATCACGAGCAATCAAAAGACGTGAACATTCCTTGGTCGGAGCAGTAG